From the genome of Salvelinus namaycush isolate Seneca chromosome 10, SaNama_1.0, whole genome shotgun sequence, one region includes:
- the dr1 gene encoding protein Dr1, protein MASSSGNDDDLTIPRAAINKMIKETLPNVRVANDARELVVNCCTEFIHLISSEANEICNKSEKKTISPEHVINALESLGFASYITEVKDVLQECKTVALKRRKANSRLENLGIPEEELLRQQQELFAKARQQQAELAQQEWLQMQQAAQQAQLAAASASAGQQAGSSQDEDDEDDM, encoded by the exons ATGGCTTCTTCGTCGGGAAACGATGACGACCTCACCATTCCCAGGGCAGCCATCAACAAAATGATCAAAGAAACTCTGCCCAACGTACGGGTTGCCAACGATGCAAGAGAGCTTGTTGTGAACTGCTGCACAGAGTTCATACATCTAATCTCATCAGAGGCGAATGAAATATGTAACAAGTCTGAAAAGAAGACCATATCACCTGAACATGTCATTAATG CACTTGAAAGCTTGGGTTTTGCGTCGTACATCACAGAGGTGAAGGATGTCCTGCAGGAGTGTAAAACAGTAGCACTTAAAAGGAGGAAGGCCAACTCTCGCCTGGAAAACTTGGGCATCCCAGAGGAAGAGCTCCTCAGACAACAGCAGGAACTATTTGCTAAG GCACGGCAGCAGCAGGCCGAGCTGGCCCAGCAGGAGTGGCTCCAGATGCAGCAAGCTGCCCAGCAGGCCCAGTTGGCTGCAGCATCCGCCAGCGCTGGACAGCAGGCTGGCTCCTCCCaggatgaggatgatgaggatgacATGTGA
- the zgc:109982 gene encoding retinol dehydrogenase 8: MNQKIVLITGCSSGIGLALAVRIAKDEKKRFIVYATMRNLGKAEVLVEAAGRTLGRTLVIKQLDVCNEDSIKACVASLPDGKLDILISNAGMGLVGPIECQSMEEMKAVMDTNFFGLVRLLKEILPDMKKRKSGHIVVISSVMGIQGILFNDIYAASKFAVEGFCESMAVQAMRFNLNISLIEPGPVVTEFEHKVYEEGMKTDLSKADKVTADMFTNIYMKNFKQIYESLGQTPEDIAEHTHKIITMDNPPFRHQTNTLYTPMTTLKYADPNGDLPIDTFYKMVFEHDKVFNASLNFLKLLRWRTRKSFTIDKDKSNS, encoded by the exons ATGAACCAGAAGATTGTCCTCATCACAGGTTGCTCCTCAGGCATCGGCCTGGCCCTGGCTGTACGCATCGCCAAGGATGAAAAGAAGAGGTTCATTG TGTATGCCACAATGAGGAACCTGGGTAAGGCAGAGGTACTTGTGGAGGCGGCAGGCAGGACTCTGGGCAGGACCCTGGTGATTAAACAACTGGATGTTTGCAATGAAGACTCCATCAAGGCCTGTGTGGCCAGCCTACCGGATGGCAAGCTAGACATACTCA TCAGCAATGCTGGGATGGGTCTGGTAGGCCCCATAGAGTGTCAGTCTATGGAGGAGATGAAGGCTGTCATGGATACCAACTTCTTTGGTCTAGTGAGACTCCTCAAAGAGATCCTGCCAGacatgaagaagaggaagagcgGCCATATTGTTGTGATCAGCAGTGTCATGGGCATACAGG GTATATTGTTCAACGATATCTACGCAGCATCCAAGTTTGCTGTGGAGGGTTTCTGTGAAAGCATGGCCGTACAAGCCATGAGGTTTAATCTGAA TATAAGTTTGATTGAGCCAGGCCCTGTGGTGACGGAGTTTGAGCATAAGGTCTATGAGGAGGGCATGAAGACAGACCTCTCCAAAGCTGACAAAGTGACAGCAGATATGTTTACCAACATCTATATGAAGAACTTCAAGCAGATCTATGAAAGCCTTGGACAGACACCTGAGGACATAGCAGAG CACACACACAAGATCATCACCATGGACAACCCTCCGTTCCGGCACCAGACCAACACCTTGTACACCCCCATGACCACCCTGAAGTATGCTGATCCAAACGGAGACCTTCCCATCGACACCTTCTACAAGATGGTGTTTGAGCACGACAAGGTCTTCAATGCCAGCCTCAACTTCCTCAAGCTGCTACGCTGGAGGACCCGCAAGAGCTTCACTATAGATAAGGACAAGAGCAATTCTTAG